Proteins from a single region of Strix aluco isolate bStrAlu1 chromosome 18, bStrAlu1.hap1, whole genome shotgun sequence:
- the GUCD1 gene encoding protein GUCD1 isoform X2 → MTGSVFDCIQLKVPVIQQLYHWDCGLACSRMVLQYLNHLDNDEFQKAIQELQLTKSIWTIDLAYLMRHFGVKHKFCTQTLGVDKGYKNQSFYRKHFDTEENRVNQLFAQAKACKVLVEKCTVTVQDIQNHLSQGHVAIVLVNAVLLLCDLCSSPVKYCCFLPIGQKCFCRNPDYQGHFIVLCGYNKASGSIYYNNPAYADRTCCTSISNFEEARTSYGTDEDILFIYTDS, encoded by the exons TTGACTGCATCCAGCTGAAAGTGCCAGTCATTCAGCAGTTGTACCACTGGGACTGTGGGCTAGCCTGCTCCAGGATGGTGCTTCA GTACCTGAATCATTTGGACAATGATGAATTTCAGAAAGCCATCCAGGAGCTCCAGTTAACAAAGAGTATCTGGACTATTGACCTGGCCTACCTAATGCGGCACTTTGGTGTCAAGCATAAATTTTGCACCCAGACGCTTGGAGTGGACAAGGGCTACAAAAATCAG TCATTTTACAGGAAGCACTTTGACACAGAAGAGAATCGAGTGAATCAGCTCTTTGCACAAGCCAAAGCCTGCAAGGTGCTGGTGGAGAAGTG cacagtAACTGTTCAAGACATCCAAAACCACCTGTCCCAAGGTCATGTAGCCATTGTCCTAGTGAATGCGGTCCTGCTATTGTGTGATCTTTGCTCAAGTCCTGTCAAATACTGCTGCTTCCTCCCCATTGGACAGAAGTGCTTCTGCAGGAATCCTGACTACCAGGGCCATTTCATTGTGTTATGTGGCTACAACAAAGCCTCAGGGAGTATTTACTACAACAATCCTGCCTATGCTGACC GAACATGCTGCACCAGCATCAGTAACTTTGAGGAGGCCAGGACAAGTTATGGCACTGATGAAGATATTCTGTTCATCTACACAGACAGCTGA
- the GUCD1 gene encoding protein GUCD1 isoform X3, protein MKSPREAGEPPPVDCIQLKVPVIQQLYHWDCGLACSRMVLQYLNHLDNDEFQKAIQELQLTKSIWTIDLAYLMRHFGVKHKFCTQTLGVDKGYKNQSFYRKHFDTEENRVNQLFAQAKACKVLVEKCTVTVQDIQNHLSQGHVAIVLVNAVLLLCDLCSSPVKYCCFLPIGQKCFCRNPDYQGHFIVLCGYNKASGSIYYNNPAYADRTCCTSISNFEEARTSYGTDEDILFIYTDS, encoded by the exons TTGACTGCATCCAGCTGAAAGTGCCAGTCATTCAGCAGTTGTACCACTGGGACTGTGGGCTAGCCTGCTCCAGGATGGTGCTTCA GTACCTGAATCATTTGGACAATGATGAATTTCAGAAAGCCATCCAGGAGCTCCAGTTAACAAAGAGTATCTGGACTATTGACCTGGCCTACCTAATGCGGCACTTTGGTGTCAAGCATAAATTTTGCACCCAGACGCTTGGAGTGGACAAGGGCTACAAAAATCAG TCATTTTACAGGAAGCACTTTGACACAGAAGAGAATCGAGTGAATCAGCTCTTTGCACAAGCCAAAGCCTGCAAGGTGCTGGTGGAGAAGTG cacagtAACTGTTCAAGACATCCAAAACCACCTGTCCCAAGGTCATGTAGCCATTGTCCTAGTGAATGCGGTCCTGCTATTGTGTGATCTTTGCTCAAGTCCTGTCAAATACTGCTGCTTCCTCCCCATTGGACAGAAGTGCTTCTGCAGGAATCCTGACTACCAGGGCCATTTCATTGTGTTATGTGGCTACAACAAAGCCTCAGGGAGTATTTACTACAACAATCCTGCCTATGCTGACC GAACATGCTGCACCAGCATCAGTAACTTTGAGGAGGCCAGGACAAGTTATGGCACTGATGAAGATATTCTGTTCATCTACACAGACAGCTGA